In one window of Pseudobdellovibrionaceae bacterium DNA:
- a CDS encoding cbb3-type cytochrome c oxidase subunit 3: MLRESLRHLPPGLWTLVGLLVTFTIFLGIIWWVYRKQPKKHYDQMAHLPLTKDEQHERG, from the coding sequence ATGTTGCGCGAATCTTTGCGCCACCTTCCACCAGGGCTTTGGACCCTGGTGGGGCTACTGGTTACTTTCACTATTTTTTTAGGAATTATCTGGTGGGTGTATCGGAAACAACCCAAGAAACACTATGACCAAATGGCTCACTTGCCATTAACCAAGGATGAACAGCATGAGCGAGGATAA